A part of Olleya sp. Bg11-27 genomic DNA contains:
- a CDS encoding zinc-ribbon domain-containing protein, which translates to MEAPEIITPVLVCKHCDMTIQEDDAFCEECGYPIKGSEQDVAKFYAKRVMDKRKNNNAEEKIKSARNTLYVIAGVVFLFGLFLFFKNGDNVALLVNFILGAIYMLLGTWSKQKPLVALLLGLLLYITIIVISAIADPLSLVAGVIWKVLIIAYLGKGIYSASSINKAA; encoded by the coding sequence ATGGAAGCTCCTGAAATTATTACACCTGTGTTAGTATGTAAGCACTGCGATATGACTATACAAGAAGACGATGCTTTTTGTGAAGAATGTGGGTATCCAATTAAAGGAAGTGAACAAGACGTTGCTAAGTTTTATGCTAAGCGCGTTATGGATAAAAGAAAAAATAATAATGCAGAAGAAAAAATTAAATCTGCAAGAAACACATTGTATGTAATAGCGGGTGTTGTTTTTCTTTTTGGTCTGTTTTTGTTTTTTAAAAATGGCGATAATGTCGCGTTGTTAGTTAATTTTATACTAGGTGCTATTTATATGCTGCTAGGTACGTGGTCTAAACAAAAACCTTTGGTTGCATTGCTTTTAGGGTTGTTACTATATATTACTATTATTGTTATTTCCGCGATAGCAGATCCTCTTTCTTTGGTAGCTGGTGTGATATGGAAAGTTTTGATTATTGCGTATTTAGGAAAGGGCATTTACTCCGCCTCTTCAATTAATAAAGCGGCTTAA
- a CDS encoding CPBP family intramembrane glutamic endopeptidase — protein MSFLCRQCNYSFETKVKFCSQCGASVAITTTTKKIKNVNIIISFYVAMLVFIVSAYYVDITFPFNLEAELIVEIGFACIVIGFASLDLQPILKLYSFKTIKLKLIVFSIITPIVTSLFVYFFIEFINYVFLLSNDTNYYQSYLYLDYPLFWAIVFIAILPPIIEELAFRGVLFNQLQKVTSNKVTIIATAFLFALIHFSILSFLWIFPFGLLLGYLRSRYSTLWLGIIIHFIHNLSIVLLDYYNFYAF, from the coding sequence ATGAGTTTTTTATGTAGGCAATGCAATTATAGTTTTGAAACTAAAGTTAAATTTTGTTCGCAATGCGGAGCATCTGTAGCAATAACCACGACAACTAAAAAGATAAAAAATGTAAATATTATCATTAGTTTTTATGTCGCTATGTTAGTGTTTATAGTGTCGGCATATTATGTGGATATTACATTTCCTTTTAATTTAGAAGCAGAGCTCATTGTAGAAATAGGTTTTGCTTGTATTGTTATTGGCTTTGCTTCTTTGGATTTGCAGCCCATTTTAAAACTTTATAGTTTTAAAACTATAAAGCTTAAGCTTATTGTTTTTTCAATTATAACACCGATCGTAACCAGTTTATTTGTTTATTTTTTTATTGAATTTATTAATTATGTGTTTTTATTATCTAATGATACAAACTACTATCAGAGTTATTTGTATCTAGATTATCCTTTGTTTTGGGCTATTGTATTTATCGCTATTTTGCCTCCAATTATTGAGGAGTTAGCGTTTAGAGGTGTGCTTTTTAATCAATTGCAAAAAGTGACTAGTAATAAGGTTACAATAATAGCGACCGCCTTTCTGTTTGCTTTAATACATTTCTCTATACTCTCTTTTTTATGGATTTTTCCTTTTGGATTGTTGTTAGGGTATTTGAGAAGTCGTTATAGTACTTTGTGGTTAGGTATTATAATTCATTTTATTCATAATTTGAGCATAGTCTTGTTGGATTACTATAATTTCTATGCTTTTTAA
- a CDS encoding flagellar motor protein MotB → MRKISIVLITVVLLTSCVSKKKYVALEEQKSELASQLQKTQVENEDLQTKFSQIEARVTEYNSKINNLTDEVGVLTEENQTKFDAVGNKAVVSEKMKVEMRETLSKVSPDVMQYYTTLEDSMNLALSLNLKRFVDTTDLDESDDIAISIDETVVMISISDKMLFNSGSYRISNKADKILQKLADVINSEPSIDVMIEGHTDARTISTAKVTDNWDLSVLRATSVVRKLQKEFDVAPEKLIASGRSSYQPLTDNDTKEGRSRNRRTRIVLLPNIDKFFALMGSNQE, encoded by the coding sequence ATGAGAAAAATATCAATAGTACTAATTACTGTAGTTTTACTTACATCTTGTGTATCAAAAAAGAAATATGTTGCACTTGAAGAACAAAAATCTGAATTAGCTAGTCAATTACAAAAGACTCAAGTCGAAAATGAAGACTTGCAGACTAAATTTTCGCAAATTGAAGCTAGAGTAACTGAGTATAATTCAAAAATCAACAATCTTACTGATGAAGTAGGAGTCTTAACAGAAGAGAATCAAACTAAATTTGATGCAGTTGGTAACAAAGCGGTCGTTTCTGAAAAAATGAAAGTTGAGATGCGCGAAACTTTAAGCAAAGTAAGTCCTGATGTGATGCAATATTACACTACTCTTGAAGACTCTATGAACCTAGCATTATCACTAAATTTAAAACGTTTTGTAGACACTACAGATTTAGACGAAAGTGATGATATAGCAATCAGTATTGATGAGACTGTTGTTATGATTTCAATTTCTGACAAAATGTTATTTAACAGTGGAAGTTATAGAATAAGCAACAAAGCTGACAAGATCTTACAAAAACTTGCTGATGTTATCAATTCAGAACCAAGTATTGATGTTATGATAGAAGGTCATACAGATGCTAGAACAATAAGTACAGCAAAAGTAACTGACAACTGGGACTTAAGTGTATTACGCGCAACTTCTGTCGTTAGAAAGCTTCAAAAAGAGTTTGATGTTGCTCCAGAAAAATTAATTGCATCTGGAAGAAGTAGCTACCAACCGCTTACGGATAATGATACTAAAGAAGGACGTTCTAGAAACAGACGTACGCGTATCGTTTTATTACCAAATATTGACAAGTTTTTTGCTTTAATGGGATCAAACCAAGAGTAA
- a CDS encoding DUF6503 family protein yields MKQLHLTLLLLTLTSFNIISAQTITGDDLLNKAISHHDPYNHWNTFNDTLLVTMETPKSPNRDSQIIINLPKETFYLKTTKDTTITEYTVLKDTCKIIFNGQSKLPEAIAKANNLNCDRAVLFKNYYTYLYGLPMKLKDDGTIINQKVEQKKLKGKSYLVLQVSYDISIGSDVWFFYFDPKTYALEVYQFYKTDTSGKIKTDTGEYILLAETEEVSKIKIPKIRAWYYNKDNTYLGTDILKK; encoded by the coding sequence ATGAAACAATTACACCTAACCTTATTATTACTTACACTAACTAGCTTTAATATTATATCTGCACAAACCATCACCGGTGATGACTTATTAAACAAAGCGATTAGCCATCATGATCCTTACAACCATTGGAACACCTTTAATGACACATTATTAGTCACTATGGAAACTCCTAAAAGTCCAAATAGAGATAGCCAAATTATTATCAACTTACCAAAAGAAACCTTCTATCTTAAAACAACAAAAGACACTACTATTACAGAATATACAGTTCTAAAAGACACCTGTAAGATTATTTTTAATGGACAATCAAAACTACCTGAAGCGATTGCTAAAGCAAATAATTTAAACTGTGACAGAGCCGTTTTATTTAAAAATTACTACACCTATCTTTATGGCTTACCAATGAAGTTAAAAGACGACGGAACGATTATAAACCAAAAGGTAGAACAGAAAAAATTAAAAGGAAAATCATATTTAGTACTACAAGTATCATATGATATAAGTATAGGTAGTGATGTTTGGTTTTTTTATTTTGACCCAAAAACCTATGCGCTGGAAGTGTATCAATTTTACAAGACAGATACAAGCGGAAAGATCAAAACTGACACTGGAGAATATATTTTGTTAGCAGAAACCGAGGAGGTCAGTAAAATAAAGATTCCTAAGATTCGTGCTTGGTATTATAATAAGGACAACACATATTTAGGTACAGATATTTTAAAAAAATGA
- a CDS encoding inorganic phosphate transporter — MDNIYLFMLIAIIVLAVVDIVVGVSNDAINFLNSAIGSKAISMRTIMIVASLGIFIGAVFSSGMMEVARKGIFVPTMFNFEEIMYIFMAVMITDILLLDFFNTLGLPTSTTVSIVFNLLGAAVVMSLIKISASDSQTFADLGKYINTEKAIEIISGIVMSVFIAFTIGALVQWVSRLIFTFQYENKSKYFGAIFGGVSLAAITYFIFLKGLKGTPYYKNISGVIDGNELYIILASIVLWTLFSYAFQKLTNKSVLIIVIAVGTFGLALAFSGNDLVNFIGVPMAAYHSFEAMQHAFSTFGTLPADFSMAVLDKKVPAEPLLLFIAGAIMVLTLWFSKKAKTVAETELSLSSQGDTHEKFEPNMLSRGIVKGTSALSDYFSAIVPKSTQEKIGRSFEKPTGKALTKSQSKDLPAFDMIRASVNLMVAGVLISVATSMKLPLSTTYVTFMVAMGTSFADRAWGRESAVYRVAGVLNVIGGWFGTAFGAFFAAGTVVFLINWNPKVMAPILLLLTAILLVRNFLAHKESSNKTIAEDSLTDSESSSVQGVIHESAKNIANVVKRGNKIYTNAINGLAKQDSVLLKKNKKQVIKLSDEVDSLRDNIFYFIKNLDESSLNASNFYINILGSLQDMTQSLDYITKMSHKHVNNNHKKLKFSQIKELKEIDSRFDLLFNNVQNAFNSGSFEQIGDILGRKKEIMELVSSKILKQVERTRTEESSPKNTTLYFNLLSETKDLLSATMNLLEEYHNAHDSSVTPASIEES, encoded by the coding sequence TGTTGGAGTCAGTAATGATGCTATCAACTTCTTAAACTCTGCTATTGGTTCCAAAGCCATTTCTATGCGTACTATTATGATAGTGGCCAGTTTAGGTATTTTTATCGGAGCCGTGTTTTCAAGCGGAATGATGGAAGTTGCAAGAAAAGGAATTTTTGTACCGACCATGTTTAACTTTGAAGAGATTATGTACATCTTCATGGCTGTTATGATTACCGATATTTTACTATTAGACTTTTTTAACACTTTAGGTTTACCAACATCTACAACAGTATCTATTGTATTTAACTTATTAGGTGCAGCTGTAGTGATGTCTTTAATTAAAATTAGCGCTTCAGACAGTCAAACTTTTGCAGATTTAGGCAAGTATATAAACACTGAAAAAGCCATCGAAATAATATCAGGTATAGTCATGTCTGTTTTTATAGCGTTTACCATTGGAGCTTTAGTGCAATGGGTCTCGCGTTTAATATTTACGTTTCAATACGAAAATAAATCAAAATACTTTGGTGCTATATTTGGTGGTGTCTCATTAGCTGCCATAACCTATTTTATCTTCCTAAAAGGATTAAAAGGAACACCATACTATAAGAATATAAGCGGCGTTATTGATGGTAACGAACTTTACATTATACTAGCCAGTATAGTGCTATGGACATTATTTTCTTATGCCTTCCAAAAACTAACTAATAAAAGTGTCCTTATCATTGTAATTGCAGTCGGTACATTTGGACTAGCATTAGCCTTTTCAGGAAATGACTTAGTTAACTTTATTGGTGTCCCTATGGCTGCTTACCATTCTTTTGAAGCCATGCAACATGCTTTTTCTACTTTTGGAACATTACCTGCAGATTTCTCAATGGCTGTACTAGATAAGAAAGTACCAGCCGAGCCATTATTATTATTTATTGCTGGGGCCATCATGGTATTAACCTTATGGTTTTCTAAAAAGGCAAAAACGGTTGCAGAAACAGAACTAAGCCTATCGAGCCAAGGTGATACACACGAAAAATTTGAACCAAACATGCTATCAAGAGGTATCGTTAAAGGAACCTCTGCGTTATCAGATTATTTTAGTGCTATTGTACCAAAATCTACACAAGAAAAAATAGGAAGAAGTTTTGAAAAGCCAACAGGAAAAGCGCTAACAAAATCACAAAGCAAAGACCTACCAGCTTTTGATATGATTAGAGCCTCTGTAAACTTAATGGTTGCTGGAGTATTAATATCTGTTGCGACTTCTATGAAATTACCTTTATCTACAACTTATGTGACTTTTATGGTCGCTATGGGAACTTCTTTTGCCGATCGCGCTTGGGGTCGTGAAAGTGCTGTATACAGAGTTGCTGGTGTACTAAATGTTATTGGTGGTTGGTTTGGAACTGCTTTTGGAGCCTTTTTTGCTGCAGGAACAGTTGTATTTTTAATAAACTGGAACCCGAAAGTAATGGCTCCAATCTTATTATTATTAACCGCTATTTTATTAGTAAGAAACTTTTTAGCACATAAAGAATCATCTAACAAGACTATAGCAGAAGATAGTTTAACAGATTCAGAAAGTAGCTCTGTTCAAGGTGTCATTCACGAAAGTGCAAAAAACATTGCGAATGTTGTAAAAAGAGGAAACAAAATTTACACCAATGCTATCAACGGTTTAGCCAAACAAGACAGCGTGCTTTTAAAGAAAAACAAAAAACAAGTCATTAAATTATCTGATGAAGTAGATTCACTTAGAGATAATATCTTCTATTTTATTAAAAATTTAGACGAATCTAGTTTAAACGCTAGTAATTTCTACATCAACATTTTAGGATCTCTTCAGGATATGACACAATCTTTAGACTACATCACTAAAATGAGTCATAAGCATGTGAACAACAATCATAAGAAGCTAAAATTTAGCCAGATTAAAGAGTTAAAAGAAATTGATAGTCGTTTTGACCTTTTATTTAACAATGTACAAAATGCATTTAATTCCGGTTCTTTCGAGCAAATTGGAGACATCTTAGGAAGAAAGAAAGAAATAATGGAACTTGTATCTTCTAAAATACTAAAACAAGTAGAACGTACTAGAACAGAAGAATCTAGTCCGAAAAACACCACATTATACTTTAATTTATTATCAGAAACTAAAGATTTATTAAGTGCTACAATGAATCTTCTGGAAGAATATCATAATGCACATGATAGCTCTGTAACACCTGCCTCTATTGAAGAATCGTAA